In the Bordetella genomosp. 10 genome, one interval contains:
- a CDS encoding MaoC family dehydratase: MTTLEPRTVHISIDELASSVGQELAVSRWVLVDQDRIDRFADATGDNQWIHTDPDRASGSPFKGTVAHGLLTLSIVAALRTESIQLTDAAMSINYGLGKVRFPNPVRVNESVRARFLLREVKMISPGVLQVHWDATAERMSDRMVVCFAQPISRLTRSDPSHGATRSL, encoded by the coding sequence ATGACAACGCTTGAACCGCGGACCGTTCATATCTCAATTGACGAACTGGCGTCTTCCGTCGGCCAGGAACTGGCGGTCAGCCGCTGGGTCCTGGTCGACCAGGACCGCATCGACCGCTTCGCCGACGCGACCGGCGACAACCAGTGGATACATACCGATCCGGATCGCGCCAGCGGCTCGCCGTTCAAGGGCACCGTTGCGCATGGCCTGCTTACCCTTTCGATCGTCGCGGCATTGCGAACCGAGAGCATACAACTGACCGACGCTGCCATGAGCATCAACTATGGCTTGGGCAAAGTGCGGTTTCCGAACCCCGTGCGGGTCAACGAGTCGGTGCGCGCCCGCTTCCTGCTGCGCGAGGTGAAGATGATCTCGCCCGGTGTGCTGCAGGTGCACTGGGACGCTACGGCCGAGAGAATGTCCGATCGCATGGTCGTCTGCTTCGCACAACCCATATCCCGACTGACCAGGAGCGATCCATCCCATGGCGCCACTCGAAGCCTTTGA